The following are from one region of the Pseudomonas putida genome:
- a CDS encoding TetR/AcrR family transcriptional regulator — MTRSASPRKPRASSQARIEAILAAARELLAEQGVAALSIYSVAERAQIPPSSVYHFFASVPALLEALTADVHRAFREALSAPIDSCAFSTWHQLSRLVEQRMLDIYNEDAAARQLILAQHGLSEVVQADRQHDMELGELMHSLFDRHFQLPTMPNDVDVFALAMELSDRVYARSMQLFEQITPRMAEEGMRVFEAYLSLYLPPFLPLRCSG, encoded by the coding sequence ATGACCCGCAGCGCCAGCCCGCGCAAGCCGCGTGCCAGCAGCCAGGCCAGGATCGAGGCGATTCTGGCTGCTGCCCGCGAGTTGCTGGCCGAGCAAGGCGTAGCGGCGCTTTCGATCTATAGCGTGGCCGAACGCGCACAGATTCCACCGTCGTCGGTGTACCACTTTTTCGCCAGCGTGCCGGCTTTGCTGGAGGCGTTGACGGCCGACGTGCACCGGGCGTTTCGCGAGGCCTTGAGTGCACCGATCGACAGCTGCGCCTTCAGCACCTGGCACCAACTGTCGCGGCTGGTCGAGCAGCGCATGCTCGATATCTACAACGAGGATGCCGCAGCGCGTCAGTTGATCCTTGCCCAGCACGGGTTGAGCGAGGTAGTGCAGGCCGACCGCCAGCACGACATGGAACTGGGCGAATTGATGCATAGCTTGTTCGATCGGCATTTCCAGCTGCCGACGATGCCTAACGATGTGGATGTCTTCGCCTTGGCCATGGAGCTGAGCGATCGCGTCTACGCGCGCTCCATGCAGCTGTTCGAACAAATCACACCGCGCATGGCCGAGGAAGGCATGCGCGTATTCGAAGCCTATCTCTCGCTTTACTTGCCGCCCTTCCTGCCACTGCGCTGCAGCGGCTGA
- the gshA gene encoding glutamate--cysteine ligase, which translates to MSDLLNRRLSLLGANLPLLKQCLHGIERECLRVTDEGRLAQTPHPQALGSALTNEQITTDYSESLLEFITPALPDPAKVLESLEETHRFVYSKLGDEYLWSPSMPCTLPAEEDIPIAEYGSSNIGKLKHVYRKGLALRYGRTMQCIAGIHYNFSLPEALWPLLRAAEGGSESDRDYQSSAYIALIRNFRRYSWLLMYLFGASPALDKGFMRGRPHQLEELDAETLYLPYATSLRMSDLGYQSNAQAGLTPCYNNLASYTDSLRKAVGTPYPPYVEVGTHVDGEWVQLNTNILQIENEYYSNIRPKRVTYTGERPIQALTSRGVQYVEVRCLDINPFLPVGIDLTEARFLDAFLLFCALEDSPQLDNGECGQCTSNFLTVVKEGRRPDLELHRNGQPIGLKDWASELIERIRPLAELLDQAQGGAEHGKALDAQQAKVDDASLTPSAQVLARMTEHDESFVRFSLRQSRIHAETFREQPLPVERQQAFETLARESLAEQSRLEQQEVGDFDLFVGAYQASILAISN; encoded by the coding sequence TTGAGCGACCTCCTCAACCGCCGCCTGAGCCTGCTCGGCGCCAATCTCCCCCTGCTCAAGCAGTGCCTGCACGGTATTGAGCGCGAATGCCTGCGCGTGACCGACGAAGGTCGCCTGGCCCAGACCCCGCATCCGCAAGCACTGGGGTCGGCGCTGACCAACGAGCAGATCACCACCGATTATTCCGAGTCGCTGCTGGAGTTCATCACCCCAGCCCTGCCCGACCCGGCCAAGGTGCTGGAAAGCCTCGAAGAGACCCACCGTTTCGTCTACAGCAAGCTGGGCGACGAATACCTGTGGAGCCCGTCGATGCCCTGCACGCTGCCGGCCGAGGAGGACATCCCGATCGCCGAGTACGGCAGCTCGAACATCGGCAAGCTCAAGCACGTCTACCGCAAGGGCCTGGCCCTGCGCTACGGCCGCACCATGCAGTGCATCGCCGGTATCCATTACAACTTCTCGCTGCCCGAAGCGCTGTGGCCGTTGCTGCGCGCCGCAGAAGGCGGCAGCGAGAGCGACCGCGACTACCAGTCGTCGGCCTATATCGCGCTGATCCGCAATTTCCGCCGCTACAGCTGGCTGCTGATGTACCTGTTCGGCGCCTCGCCGGCCCTGGACAAAGGCTTCATGCGTGGCCGCCCGCACCAGCTCGAAGAGCTGGACGCCGAAACCCTGTACCTGCCCTACGCCACCAGCCTGCGCATGAGCGACCTGGGCTACCAGAGCAACGCCCAGGCCGGTCTCACGCCGTGCTACAACAACCTGGCCAGCTACACCGACAGCCTGCGCAAGGCGGTAGGCACGCCCTACCCGCCTTACGTCGAAGTCGGCACACACGTGGATGGCGAGTGGGTACAGCTGAACACCAACATCCTGCAGATCGAGAACGAGTACTACTCGAACATTCGCCCCAAGCGCGTCACCTACACCGGCGAACGACCGATCCAGGCCCTGACCTCGCGCGGCGTGCAGTATGTGGAAGTGCGCTGCCTGGACATCAACCCGTTCCTGCCGGTGGGCATCGACCTGACCGAGGCGCGCTTCCTGGACGCGTTCCTGCTGTTCTGCGCACTGGAAGACAGCCCGCAACTGGATAACGGCGAATGCGGCCAGTGCACCAGCAATTTCCTGACCGTGGTCAAGGAAGGCCGTCGCCCGGACCTGGAACTGCACCGCAATGGCCAGCCGATCGGCCTGAAAGACTGGGCCAGCGAGCTGATCGAGCGTATCCGCCCACTCGCTGAGCTGCTCGACCAGGCGCAAGGCGGCGCAGAACACGGCAAGGCCCTGGATGCCCAACAAGCCAAGGTAGACGACGCCTCGCTGACCCCGTCGGCCCAGGTGCTGGCGCGCATGACCGAGCATGACGAAAGCTTCGTCAGGTTCTCCCTGCGCCAGAGCCGTATTCACGCCGAAACCTTCCGCGAACAGCCACTGCCAGTCGAACGTCAGCAAGCCTTCGAAACCCTGGCCCGCGAATCACTGGCCGAACAGTCGCGCCTGGAACAGCAGGAAGTGGGCGACTTCGACCTGTTCGTCGGCGCCTACCAGGCCAGCATCCTGGCGATCAGCAACTGA
- a CDS encoding PaaI family thioesterase, which yields MDVPRAYVESAFSQLLGCRLQRLETGVAEVALALEPHLRNRGQKLHGGAIFSLVDIAMGLACSASHGFDQQSVTIECKINYMRAVSDGEVLCIARVLHAGRRTLVVDADVVQGDKLVAKAQGTFAVL from the coding sequence ATGGACGTACCACGCGCATACGTCGAAAGCGCCTTCAGCCAGCTGCTCGGCTGCCGCCTGCAACGCCTGGAAACAGGTGTTGCCGAGGTAGCCCTGGCACTTGAGCCACACTTGCGCAACCGTGGCCAGAAGCTGCACGGCGGGGCGATCTTCAGCCTGGTGGACATCGCCATGGGCCTGGCCTGCTCGGCCAGCCATGGTTTCGACCAGCAAAGCGTCACCATCGAGTGCAAGATCAACTACATGCGCGCCGTCAGTGACGGCGAGGTGCTGTGCATCGCCCGTGTGCTGCACGCCGGGCGGCGCACCCTGGTGGTCGACGCCGACGTAGTTCAGGGCGACAAGCTGGTGGCGAAAGCGCAAGGAACCTTCGCGGTTCTCTAG
- a CDS encoding Tex family protein, giving the protein MDSINSRIAEELGVRPQQVEAAVGLLDEGSTVPFIARYRKEVTGSLDDTQLRHLEERLRYLRELDERRASILASIEEQGKLTPELAREIKLADTKTRLEDLYLPYKQKRRTKGQIALEAGLGELADGLFNNPDLAPESEAARFVNADKGVADVKAALEGAKYILMERFAEDAALLDKLRSFLKQEAVLSARVVPGKEEEGAKFRDYFAHDELLRNAPSHRALAIFRGRNEGVLSASLKVGEELPGTLHPCELMIGNHVGIENRNRPADKWLGEVVRWTWKVKLYTHLETDLFGELRDNAEGEAINVFAHNLHDLLLAAPAGPRATLGFDPGLRTGCKIAVVDATGKLLDHTTVYPHAPKNDWDRTISIMAALCAKHSVELIAIGNGTASRESDKLVAELVKKYPALKITKVMVSEAGASVYSASELAAREFPDLDVSIRGAVSIARRLQDPLAELVKIDPKSIGVGQYQHDVSQLKLARGLDAVVEDCVNAVGVDVNTASVALLTRISGLNATLAQNIVAHRDANGPFATRAALKKVSRLGEKTFEQAAGFLRVMNGDNPLDASAVHPEAYPLVQRIAADTDRDIRSLIGDSSFLKRLDPKKFTDETFGLPTVTDILQELDKPGRDPRPEFKTATFQDGVEDLKDLEPGMILEGVVTNVTNFGAFVDIGVHQDGLVHISALSEKFVKDPREAVKAGDVVKVKVMEVDIPRKRVGLSMRMSDTPGEKVEGNRGGNRGNGGNRQQQAPRQRETATAAPANNAMAALFANAKQLKKK; this is encoded by the coding sequence ATGGACAGCATCAACAGCCGTATCGCCGAGGAACTGGGCGTACGCCCCCAGCAGGTCGAGGCGGCCGTGGGCCTGTTGGACGAAGGCTCGACCGTGCCCTTCATCGCCCGCTACCGCAAGGAAGTGACCGGTAGCCTGGACGATACCCAGCTGCGCCATCTGGAGGAGCGCCTGCGCTACCTGCGCGAACTCGACGAACGCCGCGCCAGCATCCTGGCCAGCATCGAGGAGCAGGGCAAGCTGACCCCGGAACTGGCCCGCGAGATCAAGCTGGCCGACACCAAGACCCGCCTCGAAGACCTGTACCTGCCGTACAAGCAGAAGCGCCGCACCAAGGGCCAGATTGCCCTGGAAGCCGGCCTCGGCGAGTTGGCCGACGGCCTGTTCAACAACCCCGACCTGGCCCCGGAAAGCGAAGCCGCGCGCTTCGTCAACGCCGACAAAGGCGTGGCCGACGTCAAGGCCGCGCTGGAAGGCGCCAAGTACATCCTCATGGAGCGCTTCGCCGAAGATGCCGCCCTGCTCGACAAGCTGCGCAGCTTCCTCAAGCAGGAAGCCGTGCTCAGCGCCCGCGTCGTGCCAGGCAAGGAAGAAGAAGGCGCCAAGTTCCGCGACTACTTCGCCCACGACGAACTGCTGCGCAACGCCCCGTCGCACCGTGCCCTGGCCATTTTCCGCGGGCGCAACGAAGGCGTGCTGAGTGCCTCGCTGAAAGTCGGCGAAGAACTGCCCGGCACCCTGCACCCGTGCGAGCTGATGATCGGCAACCATGTCGGCATCGAGAACCGCAACCGCCCAGCCGACAAGTGGCTGGGCGAAGTGGTGCGCTGGACCTGGAAGGTCAAGCTGTACACCCACCTTGAAACCGACCTGTTCGGCGAACTGCGCGACAACGCCGAAGGCGAGGCGATCAACGTGTTCGCCCACAACCTGCACGACCTGCTGCTGGCCGCCCCGGCCGGCCCGCGCGCCACCCTGGGCTTCGACCCGGGCCTGCGTACCGGCTGCAAGATCGCAGTGGTCGATGCCACCGGCAAGCTGCTGGACCACACCACGGTCTACCCGCACGCGCCGAAGAACGACTGGGACCGTACCATTTCCATCATGGCCGCATTGTGCGCCAAGCACTCGGTAGAGCTGATCGCCATCGGCAACGGTACCGCCAGCCGCGAAAGCGACAAGCTGGTGGCAGAACTGGTCAAGAAGTACCCGGCGCTGAAGATCACCAAGGTCATGGTCTCCGAGGCCGGCGCTTCGGTGTATTCCGCATCGGAGCTGGCCGCCCGCGAGTTCCCGGACCTGGATGTGTCGATCCGCGGCGCCGTGTCGATTGCCCGCCGCCTGCAAGACCCACTGGCCGAACTGGTGAAGATCGACCCGAAATCCATCGGTGTCGGCCAGTACCAGCACGACGTGTCCCAGCTGAAACTGGCGCGTGGCCTGGACGCCGTGGTGGAGGACTGCGTGAACGCCGTGGGCGTGGACGTCAACACTGCGTCGGTTGCGCTGCTGACGCGCATCTCCGGCCTCAACGCCACCCTGGCGCAGAACATCGTCGCCCATCGCGATGCCAACGGCCCGTTCGCCACGCGTGCGGCACTGAAAAAGGTCAGCCGCCTGGGTGAAAAAACCTTCGAACAGGCCGCCGGCTTCCTGCGCGTAATGAACGGCGACAACCCGCTGGACGCCTCTGCAGTGCACCCCGAGGCCTACCCGCTGGTGCAGCGCATTGCCGCCGACACCGACCGCGATATCCGCTCGCTGATCGGCGACAGCAGTTTCCTCAAGCGCTTGGACCCGAAAAAGTTCACCGATGAAACCTTCGGCCTGCCGACCGTCACCGACATCCTGCAGGAGCTGGACAAACCTGGCCGCGACCCACGCCCCGAGTTCAAGACCGCCACCTTCCAGGACGGCGTCGAAGACCTCAAGGACCTGGAGCCGGGCATGATCCTCGAAGGCGTGGTGACCAACGTCACCAACTTCGGTGCCTTCGTCGACATCGGCGTGCACCAGGACGGCCTGGTGCATATCTCGGCGCTGTCGGAGAAGTTCGTCAAGGACCCGCGTGAAGCGGTCAAGGCCGGCGACGTGGTCAAGGTCAAGGTCATGGAAGTGGACATCCCGCGCAAGCGCGTCGGCCTGTCCATGCGCATGAGCGACACCCCGGGCGAGAAGGTCGAAGGCAACCGCGGCGGTAACCGTGGCAATGGCGGCAACCGCCAGCAGCAGGCGCCGCGCCAGCGCGAAACTGCCACTGCGGCCCCGGCCAACAACGCAATGGCCGCACTGTTCGCCAATGCCAAGCAGCTGAAGAAGAAGTGA
- the ompR gene encoding two-component system response regulator OmpR, whose amino-acid sequence MTGTPNTAEGDKILIVDDDPGLSSLLERFFTSKGYRARAVPNTEQMDRLLQREVFNLVVLDLMLPGEDGLSACKRLRQQNNQIPIIMLTAKGDELSRIKGLELGADDYLGKPFNPDELMARVKAVLRRQAPSVPGAPGSEDESVTFGDYELSLATRELKRGDEVHMLTTGEFAVLKALVMHAREPLTRDKLMNLARGREWDALERSIDVQISRLRRMIEPDPSKPRYIQTVWGVGYVFVPDGNAGK is encoded by the coding sequence ATGACCGGCACGCCAAACACCGCTGAAGGTGACAAGATTCTCATCGTCGACGACGACCCGGGGCTGAGCAGCCTGCTGGAACGTTTCTTCACCAGCAAGGGCTACCGTGCCCGCGCAGTACCCAACACCGAGCAGATGGACCGCCTGCTGCAGCGTGAGGTGTTCAACCTGGTGGTGCTCGACCTGATGCTGCCCGGCGAAGATGGCCTGTCGGCGTGCAAGCGCCTGCGCCAGCAGAACAACCAGATCCCGATCATCATGCTTACCGCCAAGGGCGACGAGCTCAGCCGTATCAAGGGCCTGGAGCTGGGCGCCGACGACTACCTGGGCAAGCCGTTCAACCCGGACGAGCTGATGGCACGGGTCAAGGCCGTGCTGCGCCGACAGGCACCGAGCGTGCCGGGAGCGCCAGGTAGCGAAGACGAGTCGGTCACCTTTGGCGACTACGAGCTGTCGCTGGCCACCCGCGAACTCAAGCGTGGCGACGAAGTGCACATGCTCACCACCGGCGAGTTCGCCGTGCTCAAGGCGCTGGTGATGCACGCACGCGAGCCGCTGACCCGCGACAAGCTGATGAACCTGGCCCGTGGCCGCGAATGGGATGCGCTGGAGCGTTCCATCGACGTGCAGATCTCGCGCCTGCGCCGCATGATCGAGCCGGACCCGTCCAAGCCGCGTTATATCCAGACCGTCTGGGGCGTGGGCTACGTGTTCGTGCCGGACGGGAACGCCGGCAAATGA
- a CDS encoding ATP-binding protein: protein MKTPLWFPQSFFARTLWLVLIVVLFSKALTLVYLLMNEDVLVDRQYSHGVALTLRAYWAADEENRDRIAEAAGLIRVTGSGVPEGEQHWPYSEIYQRQMQAELGEDTEVRLRIHAPPALWVNAPSLGPGWLKVPLYPHPLRGQKIWNVLGWFLAIGLLSTASAWIFVRQLNQPLKRLVFAARQLGQGRSVRLPISDTPSEMTEVYKAFNQMAEDVEQAGRERELMLAGVSHDLRTPLTRLRLSLSLLDSDSELSDDMVRDIEDMDAILDQFLAFIRDGRDEPVEEVDLADLVREVVAPYNQPEERVRLCLEPIPPFPLRRVSLKRMLGNLIGNALHHAGKGVEVAAYVSGDESAPYVVLSVLDRGTGIDESELETIFNPFIRGDRARGGKGTGLGLAIVKRIAAQHGGNVELRNRSGGGIEARVRLPLGLLLPRNAV from the coding sequence ATGAAGACACCGCTCTGGTTTCCGCAAAGTTTCTTCGCCCGCACCCTGTGGCTGGTGTTGATCGTCGTCCTGTTCTCCAAGGCCTTGACCCTGGTCTACCTGCTGATGAACGAAGACGTGCTGGTCGACCGTCAGTACAGCCACGGTGTGGCGCTGACCCTGCGCGCCTATTGGGCGGCCGACGAAGAAAACCGCGACAGGATCGCCGAAGCGGCAGGCCTTATCCGGGTCACCGGCTCGGGGGTGCCTGAGGGCGAGCAGCACTGGCCCTATAGCGAAATCTACCAACGGCAGATGCAGGCCGAGCTGGGCGAAGACACCGAGGTACGGCTGCGCATCCATGCGCCACCGGCGTTGTGGGTCAATGCGCCGAGCCTGGGCCCGGGCTGGTTGAAGGTACCGCTGTACCCGCACCCACTGCGGGGGCAGAAGATCTGGAACGTGTTGGGTTGGTTCCTGGCTATCGGCCTGTTGTCCACCGCCTCGGCCTGGATATTCGTGCGCCAGCTGAACCAGCCGCTCAAGCGCCTGGTGTTCGCCGCCCGCCAGCTGGGCCAGGGGCGCAGCGTGCGCCTGCCGATCAGCGACACGCCCAGCGAAATGACCGAGGTGTACAAGGCCTTCAACCAGATGGCTGAGGATGTCGAGCAGGCCGGGCGTGAGCGCGAATTGATGCTGGCCGGGGTTTCCCACGACCTGCGCACACCGCTGACGCGCCTGCGCTTGTCGTTGTCGTTGCTGGACAGCGACAGCGAACTGAGTGACGACATGGTCCGCGATATCGAGGACATGGACGCGATCCTCGATCAGTTCCTGGCCTTTATCCGCGATGGCCGTGACGAGCCGGTGGAGGAGGTCGACCTGGCCGACCTGGTGCGCGAGGTGGTGGCGCCGTACAACCAGCCGGAAGAACGCGTGCGGCTGTGCCTGGAGCCGATCCCGCCGTTCCCGCTGCGCCGGGTTTCGCTCAAGCGCATGCTGGGCAACCTGATCGGCAACGCCCTGCACCACGCCGGCAAAGGGGTCGAGGTAGCCGCCTATGTGTCGGGTGACGAGAGTGCGCCGTATGTAGTGCTGAGCGTGCTCGATCGCGGGACGGGGATCGACGAGTCGGAGCTGGAGACCATCTTCAACCCGTTCATTCGTGGTGACCGGGCCCGCGGTGGCAAGGGTACCGGGCTGGGTTTGGCGATCGTCAAGCGGATCGCGGCGCAGCATGGCGGCAATGTGGAATTGCGCAATCGGTCCGGTGGCGGGATCGAGGCGCGGGTGAGGCTGCCGCTGGGGTTGTTGCTGCCGCGTAATGCCGTGTGA
- the rimK gene encoding 30S ribosomal protein S6--L-glutamate ligase translates to MKIAVLSRNPRLYSTRRLVEAGTQRGHEMVVIDTLRAYMNIASHKPQIHYRGKPLEGFDAVIPRIGASVTFYGCAVLRQFEMMGVYPLNESVAIARSRDKLRSLQLLSRRGIGLPITGFAHSPDDIPDLIQMVNGAPLVIKVLEGTQGIGVVLCETTKAAESVIEAFMGLKQNIMVQEYIKEAGGADIRCFVVGDKVIASMKRQAKPGEFRSNLHRGGVASLIKITPEERMTAIRAAKVMGLSVAGVDILRSNHGPLVMEVNSSPGLEGIEVTTGKNVAGMIIEHLEKNGGPNQTRTKGKG, encoded by the coding sequence ATGAAGATCGCTGTGCTGTCGCGCAATCCGCGTCTGTATTCCACCCGCCGCCTGGTCGAAGCCGGTACCCAGCGGGGCCACGAAATGGTGGTGATCGACACCCTGCGGGCCTACATGAACATCGCCAGCCACAAGCCGCAGATTCACTACCGCGGCAAGCCGCTGGAAGGCTTCGACGCGGTGATCCCGCGCATTGGTGCCTCGGTAACCTTCTATGGCTGCGCGGTGCTGCGCCAGTTCGAGATGATGGGCGTGTATCCGCTCAACGAGTCGGTAGCTATAGCCCGCTCCCGCGACAAGCTGCGTTCGTTGCAACTGCTGTCGCGACGCGGCATCGGCCTGCCGATTACCGGCTTCGCCCACTCGCCGGACGACATCCCCGACCTGATCCAGATGGTCAACGGCGCGCCACTGGTGATCAAGGTGCTGGAAGGCACCCAGGGAATCGGCGTGGTGTTGTGCGAAACCACCAAGGCCGCCGAATCGGTGATCGAGGCGTTCATGGGGTTGAAGCAGAACATCATGGTGCAGGAATACATCAAGGAAGCGGGTGGCGCAGACATCCGCTGCTTCGTGGTCGGCGACAAGGTCATCGCGTCGATGAAGCGCCAGGCCAAGCCGGGGGAGTTCCGCTCCAACCTGCATCGCGGAGGGGTGGCCAGCCTGATCAAGATCACCCCGGAAGAACGCATGACCGCCATTCGCGCGGCCAAGGTGATGGGCTTGAGCGTGGCCGGTGTGGATATTCTGCGTTCCAACCATGGGCCGCTGGTGATGGAGGTGAACTCGTCGCCGGGGCTGGAAGGTATCGAAGTGACCACCGGCAAGAACGTGGCCGGCATGATCATCGAGCACCTGGAGAAGAATGGAGGGCCTAATCAGACCCGGACCAAGGGTAAGGGCTGA
- a CDS encoding ATP-dependent zinc protease has protein sequence MPDLGVAGLRAKIDTGASTSSLHATEVEPFERDGQPWVRFTAHLGSVVQLRHRRCEAPLVTMKTIKSSNGQAQTRYVIRTSLALGDGVWEVEFTLACRKNMRYRLLLGSKALIHGQLVVNPGLKYVQDKPAFPATLSPVTGAA, from the coding sequence CTGCCCGACCTTGGCGTAGCCGGGTTGCGCGCCAAGATCGACACCGGCGCCAGCACCTCCAGCTTGCACGCCACCGAGGTGGAACCGTTCGAGCGCGACGGCCAGCCCTGGGTCCGCTTCACCGCACACCTGGGCTCGGTGGTGCAGTTGCGCCACCGCCGCTGCGAAGCACCGCTGGTGACCATGAAAACCATCAAGAGCTCCAACGGCCAGGCCCAGACCCGCTATGTCATCCGCACGTCATTGGCCCTGGGCGATGGTGTTTGGGAGGTTGAGTTCACCCTGGCCTGCCGCAAGAACATGCGTTATCGCCTGTTACTAGGTTCCAAGGCCCTGATCCATGGCCAGCTGGTGGTCAACCCTGGCCTGAAGTACGTCCAAGACAAACCGGCCTTTCCGGCCACCCTTTCCCCTGTAACAGGTGCTGCATGA
- a CDS encoding S4 domain-containing protein produces MAQKAEDDDKVRLDKWLWAARFYKTRALAKAAIESGKVHCRGERCKPGKEPRVGDEFVLRTGFDERTVVVKALSVVRRGAPEAQTLYEETEDSVRRREQAAELRKAGAMGVTTDGRPTKKQRRQIHQLHGSFE; encoded by the coding sequence ATGGCACAAAAAGCCGAAGACGACGACAAGGTCCGCCTGGACAAATGGCTGTGGGCGGCACGCTTCTACAAGACCCGCGCGCTGGCCAAGGCAGCGATCGAGAGCGGCAAGGTGCATTGCCGGGGTGAGCGCTGCAAGCCGGGCAAGGAGCCGCGGGTGGGCGACGAGTTCGTGCTGCGCACCGGGTTCGATGAACGTACCGTGGTGGTGAAGGCGCTTTCAGTGGTGCGGCGTGGGGCGCCAGAGGCGCAGACGTTGTATGAAGAGACTGAGGACAGCGTGCGTCGGCGTGAGCAGGCGGCTGAACTGCGCAAGGCCGGGGCGATGGGGGTGACCACCGACGGCCGGCCGACCAAGAAGCAGCGGCGGCAGATTCACCAGTTGCATGGGAGCTTCGAATAG